In Bacillus toyonensis BCT-7112, a single window of DNA contains:
- a CDS encoding CBS domain-containing protein, translated as MTQVRDFMSTHIVHCTPLDNVYEAAVKMKEESVGLIPVLENEQVVGLVTDRDLVVRGIAEKHPGSNKITNVMTTNIVSVSPDDSIEKATELMAQYQIRRLPVVEGGQLVGMLALGDLAIREAADDQAGFALSEISERTE; from the coding sequence ATGACGCAAGTTAGAGACTTTATGAGTACTCATATTGTACATTGTACACCGTTAGATAATGTATATGAGGCTGCTGTAAAAATGAAGGAAGAATCAGTTGGATTGATTCCTGTTCTTGAAAATGAACAAGTCGTTGGGCTTGTTACTGATCGAGATTTAGTTGTTCGAGGGATTGCTGAAAAACATCCTGGGTCTAATAAAATTACAAATGTAATGACGACAAACATTGTTTCGGTTTCTCCAGATGATTCTATTGAAAAAGCTACAGAATTAATGGCACAGTATCAAATTAGACGATTGCCAGTAGTTGAGGGCGGTCAACTTGTCGGGATGCTAGCATTAGGTGATTTAGCTATAAGAGAAGCGGCAGATGATCAAGCTGGGTTCGCTTTAAGTGAAATCTCGGAACGTACGGAATAA